In Microcoleus sp. FACHB-68, the following are encoded in one genomic region:
- a CDS encoding DUF4347 domain-containing protein, protein MTAHIASINPNFDAKNSQPRSLVFIDESVSDSQLLAAGVSEGMKVITLKQDSDGIDQITTELQKYADIYGSIDAIHIFSHGSSGNVYLGNSSLNSNTLESYQSQLGQWKDALSENADIKFYGCDVAAGTGSAFISQLSQITGADIAASTDLTGNDAKGGNWNLEFATGSIESVNPLQGETLTAYGGVLATITVTNNADTGAGSLRDAIATAQAGDTIVFDPSLAGQTITLSSQLNINKNLIIDGASAAGVTISGNNATRVFELQTAPDNTAINVTMRNLVIANGKVSGIDEAGAGAGIKTASSTILTVENCQVNNNFAQFGGGIFTGFRGNTTVINSTFDGNDGTAGNQERGGGAIATKSEGSLTVQGSQFTNNKGINGGAINSLLGALTVENSTFLNNDSTPGGSGTVTSGFGGAIYTDGASALIDDAVGGTIAIRNSRFEGNKGAGQGGAMFLFGYAPDKIIVDGSTIINNQVIKNGTGNALGGGIRMGNAEYTISNSTIANNWALTQGGGLWTGEASPGQIINTTFSGNKAEELDGSSGLGGALMINNSSGTTNIINSTVANNHAGFMGGAFWGKNLTTTVKNSIFDKNTAGNPWGVKQHVGEPLVDAGGNIQFPPKNPNDASDINVTASITIADPLLGPLQDNGGGILTHALLAGSPAIDAGTGTGAPATDGRGQMRPQDGDNNGTAVADVGAFEFSVNVPEIAVLEATTNIVDGTTTALDFGTTTVGTTISKTFTINNTGTSDLILSNLLLPTGFTVVGALPATVAAAGQATFSVQLDASVAGTSAGEISFTTNDSDENPFNFAIAGTATALTPNTPEIAVLEATSNIVDGTTTTLDFGTTTVGTAITKTFTINNLGTSDLILSNLLLPTGFTVVGALPATVAAAGQATFSVQLDASVAGTSAGEISFTTNDSDENLFNFAIAGTATDLTPTPTPTPEDASCLCDQFPTPNLDVSPNVPASTLSGDEGNDTLIASTANEALLGMGGSDLLVGYIGNDILLGADGNDLMYGNQGDDYLDGGLGADTLYGGKENDSLVGNLGQDILIGDIGNDILLGGDDNDLIFGNTGDDLLDGGIGNDTLHGGKENDIVKGAAGDDVLLGEIGDDTLCGGEGNDLLNGNVGADLMDGCEGDDSVYGGQENDTLIGNTGNDWLSGDFGDDSMYGNIGADTLNGGDGNDSLNGGKDNDILTGGIGNDILTGDFGSDILTGGVGSDQFILRAGFGADTITDFEDGQDIFLLGGGLTFDQLTIAAGSNATLIKIASTDELLASLNGISSTLFSAADFAVI, encoded by the coding sequence ATGACCGCTCATATCGCTTCAATCAATCCAAATTTTGACGCTAAAAACTCCCAGCCGCGTTCGCTAGTCTTCATTGATGAAAGCGTGAGTGACAGCCAATTATTAGCAGCCGGCGTATCCGAGGGGATGAAGGTAATTACCCTGAAACAGGATAGTGATGGAATCGATCAAATCACTACCGAACTTCAAAAATATGCGGATATTTACGGTTCAATCGACGCGATTCATATCTTTTCTCATGGAAGTTCGGGAAATGTCTACCTGGGAAATAGCAGCCTCAATTCAAATACCTTAGAAAGCTATCAAAGCCAGTTGGGGCAGTGGAAAGACGCACTCAGTGAAAATGCAGATATCAAATTTTACGGGTGCGATGTTGCCGCCGGCACAGGTTCAGCTTTTATTTCCCAACTCAGCCAAATCACCGGGGCAGATATTGCTGCCTCCACAGATTTAACCGGCAATGATGCCAAAGGCGGCAACTGGAACTTAGAATTTGCCACCGGCAGCATCGAATCTGTTAACCCATTGCAGGGGGAAACTTTAACGGCTTATGGCGGTGTTTTAGCCACGATCACCGTCACTAATAATGCAGACACCGGCGCAGGTTCCTTAAGAGATGCCATCGCCACCGCACAAGCCGGCGATACGATTGTATTTGATCCCAGCCTCGCTGGTCAAACGATTACCTTAAGCAGTCAATTAAACATCAATAAAAACCTGATTATTGATGGCGCTAGTGCAGCCGGTGTAACCATTAGTGGTAATAATGCCACCCGCGTTTTTGAGTTACAAACCGCCCCTGACAATACCGCCATTAATGTCACCATGCGGAATCTAGTGATTGCCAATGGCAAAGTTAGTGGCATTGATGAAGCCGGTGCCGGCGCAGGCATTAAAACTGCATCTAGCACCATTTTAACGGTTGAAAATTGCCAAGTTAATAATAACTTTGCCCAGTTTGGCGGCGGGATTTTTACCGGCTTTCGTGGCAACACAACGGTTATTAACAGTACATTCGATGGCAATGATGGCACAGCCGGCAACCAAGAACGAGGCGGCGGTGCAATTGCTACCAAAAGTGAAGGCAGCCTCACCGTACAAGGTAGCCAATTTACAAATAACAAAGGCATTAACGGCGGCGCAATTAATAGCCTTTTAGGTGCATTAACCGTTGAAAATTCAACCTTCCTCAATAACGACTCAACACCCGGCGGTTCGGGAACCGTTACCAGCGGATTTGGTGGGGCAATTTATACCGATGGTGCGAGTGCTTTAATTGATGACGCAGTTGGTGGAACCATTGCGATTCGCAATAGCCGATTTGAAGGCAATAAAGGAGCCGGTCAAGGTGGGGCAATGTTTTTGTTTGGTTATGCCCCAGACAAAATCATTGTTGACGGCAGCACGATCATCAATAATCAGGTGATTAAAAATGGCACCGGCAACGCTCTCGGCGGTGGTATTCGCATGGGCAATGCGGAATATACTATCAGCAACAGCACCATTGCTAACAACTGGGCATTGACTCAGGGCGGGGGTTTGTGGACGGGTGAAGCATCACCAGGACAAATCATTAACACCACCTTTTCTGGTAATAAAGCCGAGGAACTTGATGGCAGTAGCGGCTTGGGCGGTGCCCTAATGATCAATAACTCCAGTGGCACCACCAATATTATCAACAGCACAGTTGCTAATAATCATGCCGGCTTTATGGGTGGGGCATTTTGGGGGAAAAATCTAACCACAACCGTCAAAAATTCAATTTTTGATAAAAACACTGCGGGCAATCCTTGGGGTGTCAAACAACACGTTGGTGAGCCATTAGTTGATGCCGGCGGGAATATTCAATTTCCCCCAAAAAATCCTAATGATGCTAGTGATATCAATGTCACGGCCAGCATTACAATTGCTGACCCGTTACTTGGTCCTCTGCAAGATAATGGCGGCGGCATTTTAACCCATGCTTTGCTAGCTGGAAGTCCAGCCATTGATGCCGGCACCGGCACAGGCGCACCGGCAACCGACGGGCGAGGCCAAATGCGCCCTCAAGACGGGGATAACAACGGCACCGCAGTTGCTGATGTTGGGGCTTTTGAATTTTCCGTGAATGTCCCAGAAATTGCGGTTCTAGAGGCGACAACCAACATTGTTGATGGCACCACAACAGCCCTTGACTTTGGCACCACAACCGTTGGGACTACGATCAGCAAAACCTTCACCATTAACAACACCGGCACCTCTGATCTGATCCTCAGCAACCTGCTATTGCCTACCGGCTTTACCGTTGTAGGAGCTCTTCCTGCAACCGTCGCAGCCGCAGGACAAGCAACTTTCTCGGTTCAACTCGATGCCAGTGTGGCCGGCACTTCTGCCGGTGAAATTTCCTTTACCACCAACGACAGCGACGAAAACCCCTTTAATTTCGCAATTGCCGGCACTGCTACTGCCCTAACCCCAAATACCCCAGAAATTGCGGTTCTAGAGGCGACAAGCAACATTGTTGATGGCACCACAACAACCCTCGACTTTGGCACGACAACCGTTGGGACTGCCATCACCAAAACCTTCACCATTAACAACCTCGGCACCTCTGATCTAATCCTCAGCAACCTGCTATTGCCTACCGGCTTTACCGTTGTAGGAGCTCTTCCCGCAACCGTCGCAGCCGCAGGACAAGCAACTTTCTCGGTTCAACTCGATGCCAGTGTGGCCGGCACTTCTGCCGGTGAAATCTCCTTTACCACCAACGACAGCGACGAAAACCTCTTTAATTTCGCAATTGCCGGCACTGCTACTGACCTAACACCAACTCCAACACCAACCCCTGAAGACGCAAGTTGTCTTTGCGATCAATTTCCCACTCCCAACCTCGACGTTAGCCCCAACGTCCCAGCTAGTACACTTTCAGGCGACGAGGGCAACGATACCTTAATCGCGAGCACCGCTAATGAAGCCCTTCTAGGCATGGGTGGTAGTGATCTTTTAGTTGGCTACATCGGCAACGACATCCTGCTGGGTGCGGATGGCAACGACTTGATGTACGGAAATCAAGGCGATGACTACCTTGATGGCGGCTTAGGTGCTGATACCCTCTACGGCGGCAAAGAAAATGACTCGCTGGTGGGCAATCTTGGTCAAGATATCCTAATTGGAGATATCGGTAACGACATCTTGCTAGGCGGTGACGACAACGATCTGATATTTGGTAACACCGGCGATGACTTGCTAGATGGCGGCATTGGCAACGATACCCTCCACGGCGGCAAAGAAAACGACATCGTCAAAGGGGCAGCCGGCGATGATGTTCTCCTAGGCGAGATTGGGGATGACACCCTGTGTGGCGGAGAAGGTAACGATTTATTAAATGGCAACGTCGGTGCTGACCTCATGGATGGTTGCGAGGGTGATGATAGCGTCTACGGTGGCCAAGAAAATGACACCTTGATTGGCAACACCGGCAACGACTGGCTGAGTGGCGACTTCGGCGATGACTCGATGTATGGCAACATCGGCGCGGATACCCTCAATGGTGGAGATGGCAATGACAGCCTCAATGGTGGCAAAGACAATGACATCCTCACCGGCGGCATCGGCAATGACATCCTCACCGGAGATTTTGGCAGCGACATCCTCACGGGGGGTGTTGGCAGTGATCAATTTATCTTGCGTGCCGGTTTTGGCGCTGACACCATTACCGACTTTGAAGATGGTCAAGATATTTTCCTGCTAGGCGGTGGGTTAACATTCGACCAACTCACCATTGCCGCCGGCAGCAATGCCACGTTAATCAAAATCGCCAGCACGGATGAACTTTTAGCCTCCCTTAATGGCATCTCATCCACCCTGTTCAGCGCAGCAGATTTTGCCGTAATCTAA
- a CDS encoding sugar O-acetyltransferase yields the protein MEKTEKQKMLAGELYLASDAELVAERKRARRLLRMYNTTTEEEPENRVKILQELFAQVEPDVEIEPPFYCDYGSNIYACSKFYMNFGCVILDCNRVEIGDNVLCGPYVQIYTASHPTKPETRLSGKELSAPVKIGSNVWIGGGVIICPGVTIGDNTTIGAGSVVVKDIPENVIAAGNPCRIIRHLP from the coding sequence GTGGAAAAAACCGAAAAACAAAAAATGTTAGCCGGCGAACTTTATCTGGCTTCCGATGCTGAGTTAGTTGCTGAACGTAAACGAGCGCGTCGCTTGCTGCGGATGTATAACACGACAACAGAGGAAGAACCGGAAAATCGAGTAAAAATATTACAAGAATTATTTGCTCAAGTCGAGCCTGATGTTGAAATTGAGCCGCCTTTTTATTGCGACTATGGCAGCAATATTTATGCCTGCAGCAAATTTTATATGAACTTCGGCTGTGTGATTCTCGACTGCAATCGAGTTGAGATCGGTGATAACGTTTTGTGTGGCCCTTACGTTCAAATTTACACAGCTTCTCACCCAACCAAACCTGAAACTCGTCTATCTGGCAAAGAATTAAGCGCTCCTGTCAAAATTGGCAGTAATGTTTGGATTGGGGGCGGTGTTATTATTTGTCCGGGAGTAACCATTGGGGATAATACCACCATTGGTGCCGGCAGCGTGGTTGTCAAAGATATTCCTGAAAACGTGATCGCTGCCGGCAACCCTTGCAGAATAATTCGACATTTACCTTAA
- a CDS encoding VIT domain-containing protein — protein MPNTAKDRLGGLYVESPAGEKLVFPLKHTEVLAKIAGNLSRVEVTQSFENPFTDPLEAIYVFPLPDEAAVDDMEIKIGERIIKGSIKKREEAKQIYEQAKRQGRTAGLLEQERDNIFTQSLANIQPGEQIDVTIRYTDSLKFEGGDYEFVFPMVVGPRYIPGTLIDGSGDTDQVPDASRINPPFIPPEMRSRHDIGVTVEIDTGLSISDVRSTSHQLQIEHEGQIVQVKLGGEDTIPNKDLILRYRIAGNKTEATILAQADERGAHYALYFIPALKYKTDEIVAKDVVFLVDTSGSQFGAPIRQCRELMHRFIKGLNPDDTFSIIDFSDTTRQLSANPLPNTPKNRQKAIDYINQLNAQSGTELLNGIKAVMNFPAAPAGRLRSIVLLTDGYIGNDNEILAEVQQNLKPGNRLYSFGVGSSVNRFLLNRIAEIGRGTCQVVRQDESPDEAAEKFFRQINNPVLTNIQINWEGNRQPEIYPSIAPDLFAEQPLVVFGRQENRTARQLHITGMTAGGKRYEKRFSLNFEGAGNPAIAQLWGRQRIKDLMNQMVAGEKKSLVDSVTDMALAYQLLSQYTAFVAVSEEVRVDPEGKRISMQVPVEMAEGVSYETTVGADNANFAENQLLGNAKGLGDGFKTVSRSLKGRSYAQATVPSPQVPQAKANPGSIQGFFNSITEKARGIINQYSTTPEINSHVEIVNVAGLDEAATNTLKEQLKTIKIPAGFSGEIVLEFPVQNGRVGRIILDDQASTLDDASVVDPIKRSLLIWNVPQGVGGVVRITLRINS, from the coding sequence ATGCCCAATACTGCAAAAGATCGTTTAGGTGGCTTATACGTCGAATCCCCGGCAGGCGAAAAGCTGGTTTTCCCTTTAAAACATACAGAAGTGCTGGCAAAAATTGCCGGCAACCTATCACGCGTTGAAGTTACGCAAAGCTTTGAAAATCCCTTCACTGATCCGTTAGAAGCAATTTATGTTTTTCCATTACCGGATGAAGCGGCGGTGGATGACATGGAAATTAAAATTGGTGAACGAATCATTAAAGGCAGCATTAAAAAACGAGAAGAAGCCAAGCAAATTTACGAACAAGCAAAGCGGCAAGGACGAACTGCCGGCCTTTTAGAACAAGAACGAGATAATATTTTTACCCAATCTCTCGCAAATATTCAACCGGGCGAACAAATTGATGTCACCATTCGCTACACAGATAGTCTTAAATTTGAGGGCGGTGATTACGAATTTGTCTTCCCAATGGTAGTGGGACCGCGTTATATTCCTGGGACGCTAATAGATGGCAGTGGAGATACCGATCAAGTGCCCGATGCCTCGCGGATTAATCCGCCATTTATTCCGCCAGAAATGCGCTCTCGTCATGATATTGGGGTAACGGTTGAAATAGACACCGGCTTGTCTATTTCTGATGTGCGTTCGACTTCTCACCAATTACAAATTGAACATGAAGGTCAAATTGTGCAGGTGAAGTTGGGCGGCGAAGATACGATTCCCAACAAAGATTTAATTCTGCGCTATCGGATTGCCGGCAATAAAACTGAAGCGACAATTTTAGCGCAAGCAGATGAACGGGGCGCTCATTATGCCCTTTATTTCATCCCGGCTTTGAAATACAAAACTGATGAGATTGTTGCCAAAGATGTTGTGTTTCTAGTGGATACCTCTGGTTCTCAATTTGGCGCTCCAATTCGGCAATGTAGGGAATTGATGCATCGATTTATTAAGGGTTTAAATCCTGACGATACTTTCAGCATTATTGACTTTTCTGATACCACCCGGCAACTTTCTGCTAACCCATTGCCAAATACTCCCAAAAACCGACAGAAAGCAATTGACTACATCAATCAGTTAAATGCCCAGAGCGGGACTGAATTGTTGAATGGCATTAAAGCGGTGATGAATTTCCCCGCTGCGCCGGCAGGACGTTTGCGGAGTATCGTGCTGCTAACAGATGGCTACATTGGCAATGATAATGAAATCCTGGCTGAAGTGCAGCAAAATCTTAAACCAGGCAATCGACTTTATAGTTTTGGGGTGGGCAGTTCTGTCAACCGATTCTTACTCAATCGGATTGCAGAAATTGGGCGAGGGACGTGCCAAGTTGTGCGACAAGATGAATCCCCTGATGAAGCCGCTGAGAAGTTTTTCCGCCAAATTAATAATCCGGTGCTGACGAATATTCAAATTAATTGGGAAGGCAACAGACAGCCAGAAATTTATCCCTCAATTGCCCCAGATTTGTTTGCAGAACAGCCTTTAGTTGTGTTTGGCCGGCAGGAGAACCGCACGGCAAGGCAACTACACATCACGGGCATGACAGCGGGTGGGAAGCGCTATGAAAAGCGTTTCAGCCTCAATTTTGAGGGTGCCGGCAATCCGGCAATTGCTCAACTTTGGGGACGCCAACGCATTAAAGATTTGATGAATCAAATGGTTGCTGGTGAAAAGAAATCTTTAGTAGATTCGGTAACAGATATGGCTTTGGCTTATCAGTTACTGTCGCAATATACGGCGTTTGTTGCAGTGAGTGAAGAAGTACGCGTTGATCCGGAAGGCAAGCGAATTTCAATGCAAGTGCCGGTGGAAATGGCAGAAGGCGTTAGCTATGAGACAACTGTGGGTGCCGACAATGCTAATTTTGCAGAAAATCAATTGCTTGGCAACGCTAAAGGATTAGGAGATGGTTTTAAAACAGTTTCTAGGTCGTTGAAAGGTCGTAGTTATGCACAAGCAACAGTACCATCCCCCCAAGTGCCACAAGCAAAAGCTAATCCTGGTAGTATTCAGGGTTTCTTTAACAGCATCACAGAAAAAGCACGCGGCATAATCAACCAATATTCTACAACACCTGAAATAAATTCTCACGTGGAAATTGTCAACGTTGCCGGCTTGGATGAAGCTGCCACAAATACGCTCAAAGAACAACTGAAAACGATTAAAATCCCTGCCGGCTTCAGTGGCGAAATTGTGTTAGAGTTTCCTGTGCAAAATGGTCGCGTAGGGCGAATTATTTTGGATGATCAAGCCTCAACATTGGACGATGCAAGTGTTGTAGATCCGATTAAGCGATCATTGCTGATTTGGAATGTACCTCAAGGGGTTGGCGGCGTTGTTCGTATAACCTTACGGATTAACTCATAG
- a CDS encoding DUF2834 domain-containing protein, with protein MMTRKIILFLIWIAFTSYTISLAPLDQPDTWPLVQKLLTFQLADINAIIVSIFWFMGIWPMIFACLIFADGKMQKIRAWPSWIGSNGMGIIGLTPYLLLRASNQEFDGKKDKLLRSLDKRSTGIALLLTTLGLFAYAFIAGNWGDYVQQFQTRAFVHLISIDFCLMCLIFPITSLFDDDMARRGLKDARIFWAVALVPLFGPLIYLCLRPPLPEVEIGRLQESPLPAMS; from the coding sequence ATGATGACTAGAAAAATTATTTTATTCTTGATCTGGATAGCATTTACTAGCTATACCATCAGTCTGGCTCCGCTCGATCAGCCCGATACCTGGCCTCTCGTTCAAAAGCTGCTAACGTTTCAGTTGGCAGATATTAACGCAATTATTGTATCTATATTTTGGTTCATGGGTATCTGGCCAATGATTTTTGCTTGCCTGATATTTGCTGATGGCAAAATGCAAAAAATTCGGGCTTGGCCTTCTTGGATTGGGTCGAACGGAATGGGAATAATTGGCCTGACGCCTTATTTACTTTTGCGAGCATCGAATCAAGAATTCGATGGAAAAAAGGATAAATTACTGAGAAGTTTAGATAAACGTTCCACCGGCATCGCGCTGCTTTTAACGACACTTGGCTTATTTGCTTACGCGTTTATTGCCGGCAATTGGGGCGATTACGTTCAACAATTCCAAACGCGGGCTTTTGTTCACCTGATCAGCATCGATTTTTGCCTGATGTGCCTCATATTTCCTATCACCTCATTATTTGATGATGACATGGCGCGTCGAGGTCTTAAAGATGCCCGAATTTTCTGGGCGGTGGCACTGGTTCCTCTATTTGGCCCATTAATTTATCTCTGCTTGCGCCCGCCTTTGCCAGAAGTAGAAATAGGGCGACTGCAAGAGTCGCCCCTACCGGCTATGAGTTAA
- a CDS encoding DUF2834 domain-containing protein: protein MVRKIGFGLLWIGMITYASFIAPPNQPDTFELIKNLSLGNLEGINPLIVALFYIMGVWPMIYSCLLFFDGRGQKVPAWPFAAVSFGVGAFSLLPYLALREANPNFSGEKNAFLKLLDSRITGIFLTLAAAGLVAYGVFTGNWVDFIQQWQTSKFIHVMSLDFCLLCLLFPALLGDDMARRDIKNPLVFWAVALIPLFGPLVYLCLRTPLPVTNPEAQPEAITSSTH, encoded by the coding sequence ATGGTCAGAAAAATTGGATTTGGATTGCTGTGGATTGGGATGATAACTTATGCGTCTTTCATCGCACCACCTAACCAACCAGACACATTTGAACTGATTAAAAATCTTTCGCTTGGCAATTTAGAAGGCATCAACCCGCTGATTGTGGCACTGTTTTACATCATGGGGGTTTGGCCGATGATTTATAGCTGCTTGCTGTTTTTTGATGGCAGAGGTCAAAAAGTGCCGGCTTGGCCGTTCGCTGCGGTATCTTTCGGTGTAGGTGCTTTTAGTTTGTTGCCTTATTTAGCCTTACGCGAAGCCAACCCCAACTTTTCAGGAGAAAAAAACGCGTTTCTCAAGCTTTTAGACTCCCGAATTACCGGCATTTTCTTAACCTTAGCAGCTGCCGGCCTTGTTGCTTATGGCGTATTCACCGGCAATTGGGTGGATTTTATCCAGCAGTGGCAAACTAGCAAATTTATTCATGTCATGAGTTTAGATTTCTGCCTGCTGTGTCTGTTATTTCCCGCCTTGCTAGGAGATGACATGGCAAGAAGAGATATAAAAAATCCCCTGGTTTTTTGGGCAGTGGCGCTGATTCCCTTATTTGGCCCCCTCGTTTATTTGTGTCTGCGAACACCGTTGCCGGTAACAAACCCGGAAGCTCAACCAGAAGCAATAACTAGCTCCACTCACTAA
- the hrcA gene encoding heat-inducible transcriptional repressor HrcA — protein MQVNLTDRQLHILWATVRHYIATAEPVGSKALVDEYNLSVSPATIRSCLGYLEKAGLLYQPHTSAGRVPSDSGYRIYVDQLIKPSEALTRNVEHLLSVRLNGEDRSLEALLRGAAQLLSTLTGYITLVTMPQTSTSRLRHLQLVMVDPKRVMLIVVTDAYETHSALMELPMPADDEPLDPEPIERELQILSNFLNSQLRERPLTELSQLDLSELDRQFQRYADFLTSLLADLTRRRQTPTFTRILISGVAEVLRQPEFSELNQIQTLMQLLEEEQEQLWPLIFESSASETTGKRVNVRIGAENPLESIRGCTLISSTYRRGSVPVGSVGVLGPTRMVYENAIAMVEAAADYLSDALTQPA, from the coding sequence GTGCAAGTGAATCTGACAGATCGACAACTACATATACTTTGGGCGACAGTGCGGCATTACATTGCAACTGCAGAGCCGGTTGGCTCAAAAGCATTGGTCGATGAGTATAATCTCAGCGTCAGCCCAGCGACGATTCGCTCTTGCTTGGGCTACTTAGAAAAAGCCGGTTTACTTTATCAACCGCACACCTCTGCCGGTCGGGTGCCCTCTGACTCTGGCTACCGCATTTATGTTGACCAGCTAATCAAGCCTTCCGAGGCGCTGACACGCAATGTGGAACACTTACTCAGCGTCCGGCTGAATGGTGAAGATAGAAGTTTGGAAGCCTTGCTGCGCGGGGCAGCGCAACTGCTGTCCACCCTCACCGGATACATTACCCTCGTCACCATGCCCCAGACGAGTACCAGCCGGCTGCGACATCTCCAACTGGTGATGGTTGATCCAAAACGGGTGATGCTGATTGTGGTGACGGATGCTTACGAAACGCACTCAGCGTTAATGGAACTCCCGATGCCGGCAGACGACGAACCACTCGATCCAGAACCGATTGAACGCGAACTGCAAATTCTGTCAAACTTTTTAAACAGCCAGTTGCGAGAACGTCCCCTGACGGAACTCTCACAACTCGATTTGAGTGAATTAGACCGGCAATTCCAACGCTATGCCGATTTCTTAACTTCCTTGCTGGCAGATTTAACTCGCCGCCGGCAGACTCCAACCTTCACCCGCATTCTAATTAGCGGTGTGGCGGAAGTGTTGCGTCAGCCAGAGTTTTCTGAGTTAAACCAAATCCAGACATTGATGCAACTGCTGGAAGAAGAACAGGAACAATTGTGGCCGCTGATTTTTGAATCATCCGCCTCTGAAACCACCGGCAAGCGGGTAAATGTGCGGATTGGCGCAGAAAATCCCTTAGAATCGATTCGCGGCTGTACCCTAATTTCTTCCACTTACCGCCGGGGTTCAGTGCCGGTGGGCAGTGTCGGCGTCTTAGGGCCAACCCGAATGGTGTATGAGAATGCGATCGCAATGGTAGAAGCCGCCGCTGATTATCTCTCAGATGCCTTAACTCAGCCCGCTTAA
- a CDS encoding rhodanese-like domain-containing protein, with translation MSAQFYRSSIPQITVKELAHRLSSDTTGNLQLLDVREPSEVAIANLEGFHNLPLSEFAEWSGEIPTRLDPQAETLVLCHHGVRSAQMCQWLMSQGFTNVKNVVGGIDAYSLEVDPTIPAY, from the coding sequence ATGTCTGCTCAATTTTACCGTTCATCCATTCCCCAGATTACGGTTAAAGAACTTGCCCACCGGCTGTCATCAGACACCACCGGCAACCTGCAACTGTTAGATGTGCGCGAACCGTCCGAAGTTGCGATCGCTAACCTAGAAGGTTTTCACAACCTCCCCCTAAGCGAATTTGCCGAATGGTCTGGCGAAATTCCCACCCGCCTTGACCCCCAGGCCGAAACCCTCGTACTCTGCCATCACGGGGTTCGATCCGCTCAAATGTGCCAGTGGTTGATGTCGCAGGGTTTCACCAATGTCAAAAATGTGGTGGGGGGAATTGATGCCTACTCACTTGAGGTCGATCCAACCATTCCCGCGTACTAA